TTGATTGCCAGTAATAGCTATTCCTCCCAGTCTTCCCCAGCCATGTAAATCGTCAAACTTACCAATTACATCACCGTCTTTATAAATACCTACTTCTCTCCCAGCTTCATCCCAATGGCTGGTAACATATGCTGTGCCATTTGGGGCAACATACATCCCCGCCATTTGGATTTGCACCCACTTTTTACCACCAAAAGTATTTCCTATCCAAGAGGTTTTATAGGCTGGTTTATTCGAGGTTTTATTTGACTCTTTAGCAGTTAGTTGTGCAGATGTATTGCGAGTAATTGTTTCCGTGGTTGTTGGTAAAATATTTGCAATCCAGGGCAGATAATGACCTATAGGATTAATAATTATTACCATCACCACAGAGAGAATTAGCAGATATATTTTCAACCCTCGGAAGTTGCGATTACGAGTTAGTTTTTTGATATACTGAATACAGTTTTGGTAAAAATTGTGCAACTGCGGAGCTAATCTTTTTTCCATAAAAATATTTTCATGATTAATTGGTATGTCAAGACGGCTATATTGCAATAGGTTGAGACAAAATTAACCGCCAATAATTGCAGATGAACACTGATAATTAATAATGTTAAATTTTAGCTATGTAGATTTCTAGTTGTGGTTAATAACCACACCCACCCCACTAGATGTTAATGAACATCTATATAAATGATTTTTACTAGCAGCTTAATGTTATATCAGTAAAATATAAATATTTTTATGGTAATTAGTAAATAATCTTTGTTTATGTATACCAATCCTTATTTCTGAGTCGTTTAACTCTATCACTGGTAAATTAGTAGATACGTAGTAACGCACCTACCACCAAGGCCTTTGGTGCGTTATGGCTTACGCCTAACACACCCTACATATACTTAGCTTTTTATGGCTACGCTCCCGTAAGGGATACAGAAATCAAATCGGATTCCTATAATCCACTACGTATATTACATAAGTTAAATTTGAATCCTATAATTTAGTTATAAAACTGTCTCTGATATGAAAATCAGCTTCTTTACCTTGATGAACTAAAGCCCAGTAAGTTATGTCACTATCTTTTTGCTTAATAACGGTAGTAATTCCTACATCAATTAGTTGTTCTGAAGAAATAATTTTTCCTAAGTCTACATTTAAAGAAATAATTAAACTATCTGAATGATGTTCGACGTAAAAAGGAAGCACATTAAAAGCTGTTTCTTCCTGCATTCCTTGGCGATAGCTATCAAATCGATAAATATTCCAATGTCCAGCCGGGGAAAGATTAAATTCCCAATAGCGTTGAGAGTTATTAATACCAAGGAAGAACTCAAAACAAGTATCTTTCCATAGTTCATCCTGGCGTTTTGGTGTATCTGCGGCAGCAATTACAATTGCTTGTAAGTTCCCGACAAGTTGATAATTAATAGTCAGTTGATTATGATCTCGGCTGATAGTTCCTGTAATTTGCACAGGTGGAATCTCAGCCGAGGGGAAAGGTTGTAAAGAGAAAGTTTGTTGACTCATATGAGGTTTGCTTAAACACTTATCATCTCTTGGTGGTTGGTAATGGGTAATTGGTAATGATAGATAAAAATTACCGATTTGCTATTGCACAAAGTCTGAGCGGAGGTTTCCTCCGCTCAGAACTTTGTAAGAGAACCTATTACCAATTAAAAGAACTATATCTTAAGTAATTAGTCAGACTTGATATCATTTCATATCTTGAATAATTTTCTGAATCTTGATAGCTTGAGACTCAATACTTTCTGTGAGTTTAAATTGCACAAGCGCCCTGACTAAATTATGTTCTGGGTATTTAATCTTAAAATAAACATTCCCGGCTAGATAGTCAGCGAAGAATCTTAATCCTAATTCAAAGGCGATGAGGCGTATAGCATCATACATATATGCGTAATCATTCTCAGTAAGAAATGCCTTTGCTACCGACAGATAACCCTGTAAGATTCCTTGACATAAATCTGTATCGAAATAAACGCTTTGCCAGTGTTCCGTTTCTTCTCCAGCCGGATTGCAACCCGATCGCAAACAATCACCAATGTCATAATGTACTAAACCGGGTTTAACTGTATCTAGGTCGATGACGCTCACAGCTTGGTGGGTTACAGTGTCAAACATGATATTGTTAATTTTTGGATCACCGTGCATTAAGCGTAACGGCAATTTACCCTCAGTTTTAGCGTCTTCTAGGATATGTGCGTAAGTTTGGCGATCGCTGACAAATTTTAAGCAATAATCTAATTCTGGGGATGGTTGCTGTGTGCTTGTAGGTAGTACTTGTTCGTAGTGGCGCAGATAAAGTGGTGTAATGTGGAAACCCGCCAGGGTATCCGCCATTGTTTCTGGTGGTAAGTCGCTGATTAAGTTGTGAAACATCCCCAAAGCATAGCCAATTTCTTGAGCTTGGGCTAAGTTCTGCATGGTGTCGAAAGATTGCGACTTGTCGATAAAACTAATCGCCCGCCAAAAATCACCGTTAACATCAGTACAATAGTCATGATGATCTTTGGTGGGGAGTACGCGCGGTACTTCCCACCGACGGTTAAGAGGTGTCTGTTGGAGACGTTTTTGAACATGATCACTGTATATCCGCATATTCTGCATGATCAGTTCAGGCTGGCGAAATACTTGGGTGTTGATACGTTGTAGTATAAAAGGCTTTTCCTCTAAAGAATCAACAGTTACCAAAAAAGTATCGTTAATATTACCACTGCCAAAGTTCTGCACATTGGTCACTTTACCCTGAAACGTAAATCTATTGGCAATAT
Above is a genomic segment from Nostoc sp. MS1 containing:
- a CDS encoding DOMON-like domain-containing protein encodes the protein MSQQTFSLQPFPSAEIPPVQITGTISRDHNQLTINYQLVGNLQAIVIAAADTPKRQDELWKDTCFEFFLGINNSQRYWEFNLSPAGHWNIYRFDSYRQGMQEETAFNVLPFYVEHHSDSLIISLNVDLGKIISSEQLIDVGITTVIKQKDSDITYWALVHQGKEADFHIRDSFITKL
- a CDS encoding phosphotransferase enzyme family protein; translated protein: MTEVTSTQSVVNLADIANRFTFQGKVTNVQNFGSGNINDTFLVTVDSLEEKPFILQRINTQVFRQPELIMQNMRIYSDHVQKRLQQTPLNRRWEVPRVLPTKDHHDYCTDVNGDFWRAISFIDKSQSFDTMQNLAQAQEIGYALGMFHNLISDLPPETMADTLAGFHITPLYLRHYEQVLPTSTQQPSPELDYCLKFVSDRQTYAHILEDAKTEGKLPLRLMHGDPKINNIMFDTVTHQAVSVIDLDTVKPGLVHYDIGDCLRSGCNPAGEETEHWQSVYFDTDLCQGILQGYLSVAKAFLTENDYAYMYDAIRLIAFELGLRFFADYLAGNVYFKIKYPEHNLVRALVQFKLTESIESQAIKIQKIIQDMK